In Pseudomonas sp. Leaf58, one DNA window encodes the following:
- a CDS encoding ATP-binding protein: protein MLKILVRLYLVIIVAYAGALLFIPDTIVGLFQDRFMAYNLDQAKGVQSLIVRQFRQAPREQWPAVAQELASDFAPLQLQLLRMDQADLSKEEQARLEHGLHAVRIAEWGYYETVLAPLDKQWLVSLHSPPDPVDINVLSWGVTVLIGAAMLGCLLLWVWPHWRDLERLKETARRLGLGQMAERTHISPHSNIGELAGVFDTMASDLERHVNQQRELLNAVSHELRTPLTRLDFGLVLLFDEVPAASRKRLLELVGHVRELDELVLELLSYSRLYNADQARERVEVSLLELVDSVLGGFAEELDGRGIQWEVRAEGALPRFVLDPRLTARAVQNLVRNAMRYCDESLLLRLRLDEDGACLLTVEDDGIGIPVEERERIFQPFYRLDRSRDRNTGGFGLGLAISRRAIEGQGGTLTVAQSALGGAQFRIRLPAG, encoded by the coding sequence ATGCTCAAGATCCTGGTGCGGCTGTACCTGGTCATCATCGTCGCCTATGCCGGTGCCCTGCTGTTCATCCCCGATACCATCGTCGGCCTGTTCCAGGACCGCTTCATGGCCTACAACCTGGACCAGGCCAAAGGCGTACAGTCGCTGATCGTGCGCCAGTTCCGCCAGGCCCCGCGCGAGCAGTGGCCGGCGGTGGCGCAAGAACTGGCCAGTGATTTCGCGCCGCTGCAACTGCAACTGCTGCGTATGGACCAGGCCGACTTGAGCAAGGAGGAGCAGGCCCGCCTGGAGCACGGCCTGCATGCCGTGCGCATTGCCGAATGGGGCTACTACGAGACCGTGCTGGCGCCGCTGGACAAGCAATGGCTAGTAAGCCTGCACTCACCACCAGACCCGGTGGACATCAATGTGCTGTCATGGGGCGTGACCGTGCTGATCGGGGCGGCCATGCTCGGCTGCCTGCTGCTGTGGGTATGGCCGCACTGGCGCGACCTGGAGCGCCTCAAGGAAACCGCCCGGCGCCTGGGCCTAGGGCAGATGGCCGAGCGTACGCACATTTCGCCGCACTCCAACATTGGTGAGCTGGCCGGGGTGTTCGACACCATGGCCAGTGACCTGGAACGCCACGTCAACCAGCAGCGTGAGCTGCTCAATGCGGTGTCGCACGAGTTGCGCACGCCGCTGACCCGGTTGGATTTTGGCCTGGTGCTGCTGTTCGACGAAGTGCCAGCGGCCAGCCGCAAACGCCTGCTGGAGTTGGTGGGGCATGTGCGCGAGCTGGATGAGCTGGTGCTCGAGCTGTTGTCCTACAGCCGGCTGTACAACGCCGACCAGGCCCGCGAGCGGGTCGAGGTGTCGTTGCTGGAGCTGGTCGACAGCGTGCTTGGCGGTTTTGCCGAAGAGCTCGATGGCCGCGGGATCCAGTGGGAGGTGCGGGCCGAGGGTGCGTTACCGCGCTTTGTGCTGGACCCGCGGCTGACGGCGCGGGCAGTGCAGAACCTGGTGCGCAATGCCATGCGCTATTGCGATGAAAGCCTGTTGCTGCGCTTGCGCCTGGACGAGGACGGCGCTTGCCTGTTGACGGTGGAGGATGACGGGATTGGCATTCCGGTGGAGGAGCGCGAGCGAATCTTCCAACCGTTCTACCGCCTGGACCGTAGCCGTGACCGCAATACCGGCGGGTTTGGCCTGGGGCTGGCAATCAGCCGGCGGGCGATCGAGGGGCAGGGCGGTACCTTGACCGTGGCACAGTCGGCACTGGGTGGGGCGCAGTTCCGAATACGGTTGCCAGCAGGTTGA
- a CDS encoding efflux RND transporter periplasmic adaptor subunit, translating into MSTTLSPRLRPVALVAFLSLSLAGCGDNAEQDEQAPTPQVRVETLQLQPQAISSELSGRILAPRTAEVRARVAGVVLKRVYREGSDVKQGDVLFLIDPAPFKADHDSARASLAKAQATLYQARLQEQRYRELVDDKAVSRQEYDNAKASFLQADAEVAAAKAALERARLNLSYATVTAPIAGRIGRAQVTEGALVGQNETTPLATIQQLDPIHADVTQSTRELNNLRRALRAGELQQVGDGQARATLIQDDGSAYPLAGKLLFSDISVDPSTNQITLRSEFPNPDLDLLPGSYVRVRLEQAVQPQGLSVPQRAILRDSAGVPKVLVVDPQARVSDRQVVLGSAQGDRWIVSEGLAPGERVVVEGLQHVKAGDRVQVDNASEAPPIAQHTGQ; encoded by the coding sequence ATGTCTACTACCCTTTCCCCGCGCCTGCGCCCAGTGGCGCTCGTGGCATTTCTGAGCCTGTCCCTGGCAGGCTGCGGCGACAACGCCGAGCAAGACGAACAGGCCCCCACCCCGCAAGTGCGGGTAGAAACCCTGCAGTTGCAGCCACAGGCCATCAGCAGCGAACTCAGCGGCCGCATTCTCGCGCCACGTACCGCCGAAGTGCGTGCGCGTGTTGCGGGTGTGGTGCTCAAGCGGGTGTACCGCGAAGGCAGCGACGTCAAGCAGGGCGATGTGCTGTTCCTGATCGACCCGGCACCGTTCAAGGCCGACCACGACAGCGCCCGCGCCAGCCTGGCCAAGGCCCAGGCCACCCTGTACCAGGCGCGCCTGCAAGAGCAGCGCTACCGCGAGCTGGTGGACGACAAGGCCGTCAGCCGCCAGGAATACGACAACGCTAAGGCCAGCTTCCTGCAGGCCGATGCCGAAGTAGCTGCCGCCAAGGCCGCGCTGGAGCGCGCGCGCCTTAACCTGAGCTACGCCACCGTAACGGCGCCGATTGCCGGCCGTATCGGCCGCGCCCAGGTTACCGAAGGGGCGCTGGTGGGGCAGAACGAGACCACCCCGTTGGCGACCATCCAGCAGTTGGACCCGATTCATGCCGATGTCACCCAGTCCACTCGTGAACTCAACAACCTGCGCCGTGCCCTGCGTGCTGGCGAGCTACAGCAGGTTGGCGACGGCCAGGCCCGTGCCACGCTGATCCAGGACGATGGCAGCGCCTACCCGCTGGCGGGCAAGCTGCTGTTCTCCGACATCAGCGTCGACCCCAGCACCAACCAGATCACCCTGCGCAGCGAGTTCCCCAACCCAGACCTCGACCTGCTGCCCGGCAGCTATGTGCGCGTACGCCTGGAGCAGGCCGTGCAGCCCCAAGGCCTGAGCGTGCCGCAGCGCGCCATCCTGCGCGACAGCGCGGGTGTGCCCAAGGTGCTGGTGGTCGACCCGCAAGCCCGGGTCAGCGACCGCCAAGTGGTCCTGGGCAGCGCCCAGGGCGACCGCTGGATCGTCAGCGAAGGCTTGGCCCCCGGCGAGCGCGTGGTGGTCGAGGGCCTGCAACACGTCAAGGCAGGTGACCGGGTGCAGGTCGACAACGCATCAGAAGCACCGCCCATCGCACAGCACACCGGCCAGTGA
- the ilvA gene encoding threonine ammonia-lyase, biosynthetic, whose amino-acid sequence MTSFVSPRSTVPPQQLLSEQVRRILAAPVYDLAIETPLQAAPALSASLGNQVLLKREDLQPTFSFKIRGAYTRLSRLSTVQRERGVITASAGNHAQGVALAASHLGLKATIVMPTTTPSLKVEGVRSRGGHVVLHGESFPHALAHALKLADSEGATFVPPFDDPDVIAGQGTVAMEILRQRPGALDAIFVPVGGGGLIAGIAAYVKYLRPEVKVIGVEPEDSNCLQAALAAGERVILPQVGTFADGVAVAQIGAHCFELCRHFVDEVVTVSSDELCAAIKDIYDDTRSITEPSGALAVAGIKKYVARDGVQGQTLVAIDSGANVNFDRLRHVAERAELGEQREAIIAVTIPEQPGSFRAFCQALGKRQITEFNYRYYPGKEARLFVGVQTHPLHDPREQLLASLREQGYSVLDLTDNELAKLHVRHTVGGHAAPGADERVLRFEFPERPGALLGFLERLGKRWNISLFHYRNHGAAEARVFAALEVPGDEVAGLPLALDEMGYRYWDETDNPAYKLFLG is encoded by the coding sequence ATGACCAGTTTCGTCAGCCCTCGTTCTACCGTACCCCCCCAGCAACTGCTGTCGGAGCAGGTGCGGCGTATTCTTGCCGCCCCGGTGTATGACCTGGCCATCGAAACGCCCCTGCAAGCTGCGCCTGCGTTGTCGGCCAGCCTGGGCAACCAGGTTTTACTCAAGCGCGAGGACCTGCAACCTACTTTTTCGTTCAAGATCCGCGGAGCCTACACCCGTCTGTCGCGCCTAAGCACCGTGCAGCGCGAACGCGGGGTCATCACCGCATCGGCGGGCAACCATGCCCAAGGTGTAGCGCTGGCGGCCTCGCACCTTGGCCTGAAGGCGACCATCGTCATGCCCACCACCACGCCGTCGCTGAAGGTGGAAGGGGTGCGTTCGCGCGGTGGCCATGTGGTGCTGCACGGTGAGAGCTTCCCCCATGCCTTGGCCCATGCACTGAAACTGGCCGATAGCGAAGGCGCCACCTTCGTGCCACCGTTCGACGACCCAGATGTGATCGCCGGGCAGGGCACCGTGGCCATGGAAATCCTCCGCCAGCGCCCAGGTGCGCTGGACGCCATCTTCGTGCCGGTGGGCGGTGGCGGGCTGATCGCCGGCATCGCCGCCTACGTAAAGTACCTGCGCCCTGAGGTGAAGGTAATCGGCGTCGAGCCGGAAGATTCCAACTGCCTGCAGGCTGCCCTGGCCGCGGGCGAGCGGGTGATCCTGCCGCAAGTCGGCACCTTCGCCGATGGTGTGGCGGTGGCGCAGATTGGCGCTCATTGTTTCGAGCTGTGCCGGCACTTCGTCGATGAGGTGGTAACGGTGAGCAGCGACGAGCTGTGCGCGGCGATCAAGGACATCTATGACGACACCCGGTCGATCACCGAGCCATCTGGGGCCCTGGCCGTGGCCGGGATCAAGAAATACGTGGCGCGCGACGGCGTACAGGGGCAAACCCTGGTGGCCATCGACTCCGGGGCCAACGTCAACTTCGACCGCCTGCGCCATGTGGCCGAGCGCGCCGAACTGGGCGAGCAGCGCGAGGCGATCATCGCCGTCACCATCCCGGAACAACCGGGCAGCTTTCGCGCCTTCTGCCAGGCACTGGGCAAGCGACAGATCACCGAGTTCAACTACCGCTACTATCCCGGCAAGGAGGCGCGCTTGTTCGTGGGGGTGCAGACCCACCCGCTGCACGACCCGCGCGAGCAGTTGCTGGCCAGCCTGCGCGAGCAGGGCTACAGCGTGCTGGACCTGACCGACAACGAGCTGGCCAAGCTGCACGTGCGCCATACCGTCGGTGGCCATGCGGCGCCTGGGGCTGATGAGCGGGTGCTGCGCTTCGAGTTCCCGGAACGCCCGGGGGCCTTGCTGGGCTTTCTGGAGCGCCTGGGCAAGCGCTGGAACATCAGCCTGTTCCATTACCGCAACCATGGTGCGGCGGAGGCCAGGGTGTTTGCAGCGCTGGAAGTGCCGGGGGATGAGGTGGCGGGGTTGCCGTTGGCGCTCGATGAAATGGGCTACCGGTATTGGGATGAGACCGACAACCCCGCGTACAAGCTGTTTCTCGGCTGA
- a CDS encoding PACE efflux transporter, protein MQGKARKIVQAILYEAIAVACVAPALELAFGAGMAQSTVLSVLMSGIAMSWNMGYNWLFERWEARQHLRERTFARRLLHALGFEGGLVLILLPLVAYWLGVSLWAALLTNLALFVFFFVYAFVFQWGFDKVFDVPLSAQQAKC, encoded by the coding sequence ATGCAAGGCAAGGCGCGCAAGATCGTCCAGGCCATACTTTACGAAGCCATCGCCGTGGCCTGCGTGGCGCCCGCGCTGGAGCTGGCGTTTGGCGCTGGCATGGCGCAGTCGACCGTGCTGTCGGTGCTAATGTCGGGTATCGCGATGAGCTGGAACATGGGCTACAACTGGCTGTTCGAACGCTGGGAGGCGCGCCAGCACCTGCGTGAGCGCACCTTCGCCCGGCGCCTGCTGCATGCCCTGGGCTTCGAGGGCGGCCTGGTGCTGATCCTGCTGCCGCTGGTGGCCTACTGGCTGGGTGTCAGTTTGTGGGCGGCGCTGCTGACCAACCTGGCATTGTTCGTGTTCTTCTTCGTTTACGCGTTTGTCTTCCAGTGGGGCTTCGACAAGGTGTTCGATGTGCCGCTTTCGGCGCAGCAGGCAAAGTGTTGA
- a CDS encoding response regulator transcription factor — MPNILLVEDDSALSELIASYLQRNDFHVQVIARGDHVLDEYHRQKPDLVILDLMLPGIDGLQLCRLLRQESQSLPILMLTARDDSHDQVLGLEMGADDYVTKPCEPRVLLARVRTLLRRSSVNEPRLDHDLILIGGLRIDLAERTVSWRGEEVELSSGEYNLLVVLARNAGEVLNRDRILQQLRGIEFNGTDRSVDVAISKLRRKFDDNAGEARKIKTVWGKGYLFSRVEWEC, encoded by the coding sequence ATGCCGAATATTTTACTGGTCGAAGACGACAGCGCCCTGTCCGAGTTGATCGCCAGCTACCTGCAACGCAACGACTTCCATGTCCAGGTCATCGCCCGTGGTGATCATGTGCTGGACGAGTACCACCGGCAAAAGCCCGACCTGGTCATCCTCGACCTGATGTTGCCGGGCATCGATGGCTTGCAGCTGTGCCGCCTGCTGCGCCAGGAATCGCAAAGCCTGCCGATCCTGATGCTGACCGCCCGCGACGACAGTCATGACCAGGTGCTTGGCTTGGAAATGGGCGCTGATGACTATGTGACCAAACCCTGCGAGCCGCGCGTGTTGCTGGCCCGCGTGCGCACCCTGCTACGCCGTAGCAGCGTCAACGAGCCGCGCCTGGACCACGACCTGATCCTGATCGGTGGCCTGCGCATCGACCTGGCCGAGCGCACGGTGAGCTGGCGCGGCGAAGAGGTGGAGTTGTCCAGCGGCGAGTACAACCTGCTGGTGGTGCTGGCGCGCAATGCCGGCGAGGTGCTCAACCGTGATCGCATCTTGCAGCAGCTGCGGGGGATCGAGTTCAACGGCACCGACCGTTCGGTGGACGTGGCCATTTCCAAGTTGCGGCGCAAGTTCGACGATAACGCCGGCGAAGCTCGCAAGATCAAGACCGTGTGGGGCAAGGGTTACCTGTTCAGCCGTGTCGAGTGGGAGTGCTGA